The segment ATACGATGTTTAATTCAGTAATGTTAGGTGTTGTTGTCTGTACTAATATTTGACCTAGTTTGTCGGCTAATTTGAAGTATGGTTTTAACTGTTGAAATGTTTCTGAGTCAACAATGGGCATGTTTAAAACATTTGTTGGTGTTTGCTTGTTTAAAACATTTTTTACTTCTTTGGCAACGATAATTGCCGCGTCACGTTGAGCTTCTTTTGTTGAAGCTGCTATATGTGGTGTTAGCACTACATTGTCAAGTGTTGTAAGGGGACTGTCTGTTAATGGTTCTTCTTCATACACATCTAAACCTGCTTTCATGTCAGGTCTTTCCTTTAAAGCTTCATATAAATCTGCTTCGTTGATTATTCCACCTCTGGCACAATTCAAGATTATTGCATGATCCTTCATTTTTGCCAGTTGTTCTTTGGATATTAATCCTTTGGTTTCAGGTGTTAAAGGTACGTGTATTGTCATAACATCCGCTTTTTGGATTAAATCATCAAGTGTGGTTATTTCCACGCCTAATTCTTTTGCAGCTTCTTCTGTTATGTATGGGTCGTATACTATTACATCCATTTCAAATGCTTTGGATCTTTTAACTACTTGGCTTCCTATTCTTCCCATTCCGATTACACCAAGAGTTTTGTTTCTTAGTTCCATTCCCATGAATTTACTTTTTTCCCATTTGCCTGCTTTTACGGATGCATCTGCTATTGCTATTTTTCTGCTTAATGCTAACATTAAACCCATAGCATGTTCTGCTACTGTGATGGATGTTGATTGTGGGGCATTTACAACCATTATTCCTTTGTCGGTAGCTGCATTCACGTCAATGTTGTCTACTCCAACACCTGCTCTTGCAATTATTTTAAGATTTTCAGCTTTTTCAATAACTTCTTTGGTTACTTTGGTTCTGCTTCTTACTATTATACCTTCATATTCATTGATGGTTTCAAGAAGTTCTTCAGGTGTAATCGTTGGATTGTTAACTACTTCTGCAGAGTCTTTCAATACTTCTACACCTTTTTCATTAATACTGTCTGCAATTAATACTTTTGGCATTTTTATCTCCTTTATTATTTGTTATGATAATGATTATCATTTGATATCATTAGTTATAGTAATATTTTTAAATCAATAATTTTTTTGATTAATAACAGTAATAATTATGTTTTTAATATTATAAATAATATAATATATTTAAGTAACATATTTAGGACATGATTTTTTATGACATTTAGTGAAGTTATTTTAGGTTGCTCTCCATTCACATTGGGCTATCAGTTTGGGCACAGATCCAGATTGTATGAACTGGACTTTTCAAATCAACCGGAAAACATTCTTGAAGTAATAGATAGGGCATATGAGTTAAACGTAAAAAATATAATGCTTAAACCAAACAAAGACTTGGAAACTGCTATTTGTATGTCTGAAAAAAACGGTAACGAGTGGACAGTTACGGCCTTCAGTGATTGTGAAAATATTGATGATGACTTGGAACTATTTTCTGATTTCAATACAAAACGTGTAATATTAAGCGGTGAATTTATCGATAGAAAAATAGCTGAATCAGACTATGATACTATATGTGATTATCTAAACAAGGTATCTGATGCATCATTTGAGGGAGCCATTGAAACAAGGATGCCTTTCAAGAATTTGCCGCTGATTAAAGAATCATCATTTGTCGATGAGTTTAAGACCATTATGATTCCATTAAACTTCTATGGTTATATGATGGACTGTAACTTTTTTGATGGTGAAAACAGAAATCTTTTTTCAGAAAGAGTAAAAAGTCTAAATAAGGAGGTTATAGCTAATCGTACACTTGCTACAGGAATACTGCAGCCACAGGAGGCCTATGACTTCTTAAAGAATATTGACTATATTGACGCAGTTTGTGTGGCAGTTGCAAAGGTCAGTGAGGCAGAGGAGACATTCTCAATAATCAACGGCATATTGAAATAACATTATTCTCCCTCATTTTCCCTTTCTTTTATTAATTTTTCAAGATCCTTATTTTTTTCCATGTTATCCAGTTCCCATGTATATATCACAGGGATATTCTTTATGGAATTCTGTTCATGTTCATGCTTAAGTACAAACAATGCTTTATGTCCTGTAATGGATGAGATGTCATTGGTTTTTTCAGCTATCTTGCTTAATGTACTGATGTTTCTGTTTCTTTCCAAATTGGTAATCAGGATTTCATTGTTCACAGTCTTTTTAGCCAGTTTTTCTTTTATCTTTTCGATTTCATCAATTTTTTCGGACAACTGTTCTTTTAATTTCAGAACTTCCTTCGAATCATCAGTTCTTGTTGAGACTGCATCAAATGGTGTTTTTGTGGATGAATTTACTTCATAACCTAATTTTATTAACTCGATAGGTTCCTGTATCTTGGTATCGAGAATATGATTGTGTTCTGATTCAAGAATGTTAATAGATAATGTAATTGGCTTGTTAAGTATTTCCTCCAGTAGCAGTGCCGTTTCGGGATAAGCCTGGGAGTTTTGCTGTTCATATTTATAAATGGTCTCCCTGGATACATGTGTCAGGTCAGCCAATTCCTTAAGGGACAGATTTTTTTCTTCTCTCAACTGTTTTAATAGTCCACCGTTAATCTTAACATAGAATCCTCCACGTTTGGAGAGTATCTCCGGATGCATATCATTTGCAATGATATCATAGAGTGTCTGTGGACTGACTGCAGGTATTTCATGTCTTTCATACACCACATCATCTTCAAGGTAGCTGTGCTTTGATTTCAAACCGATGATTATGGGACTGGCCAGGAAGGTCCCTGATATTTTAGATAATTCCTCCGCCTGCTGGGTAGTTAAGCTGTCAATGTTTACAAGAATTTTTAAAATGATTAATATGTCCTTTTTTCTTGCAAGAATATCAAAACAACTTCTTTCATAGATATTTGAAGTTTTAAAACCAAAATTAATGAGTAAATTATTGATTTCATGCAGTATGGTTTCACGGTTTATCATGGAATTATCTACTTTCATAATATATAATATATATTCATAGTTAATAAAACTAATATATAGAAAAAATTAAAATCCACATATATTATCATAACAGTAATATATTTTTTTTTGATTTATAGGAGAATATATTTTGAATTCAAACGATAAAATCACATTGCATGTGGGTCTGGATGATACCGATTCAACAGAGGGAATGTGCACTACATATCTGACACACATCATATTGGAAAAGCTAGAGCAAATGGGAATTAAAGCACTGGACTATCCTAGACTGATTAGACTTAATCCATTTGCAAGATATAAGACCAGAGGAAACGGTGCATTATCATTTGTAGTTGAAATAGATACGTCAATGAGGGATACGGTTAAAAATCTCGTGTTGGAAAATGTCGAGAAATATTCAATGTTTGAGGGAGTAAATACCAATCCGGGTGTGGTCTTTTATGAGGGAGAAATTACCGATAAGATGACCGAATATGCATTAAATGCCATATACAATATATACACTATTGAATATGCCGAAAAATTTGCCGTAGACAATAACATCGAATATCATAAATTCAAAAAGGGAAGGGGTATCATAGGTGCTATTGCAGCAATAAGCATAGTTCTTGATGATGTGACCTATGAATGCCTGGCATATAGGATGCCCGAAAACTACGGGACAAAAAGAAGACTTGATGAGGACAGCATATTCCGCATGAATGATGAAACCTATCCAGAAACCTTTGAAAACATTGATTTTGAACAGAATTATGCCGCTATAGAACCGCATACTCCATGTCCGGTATTATATGGAATAAGAGCTAATAATCCAGAAATACTTGAGAAGGCCAGAAGTATAGTTGTAAGTCATGAGGATATGGAAGGTTACAGAATATTCAAGACCAATCAGCATACCGATATGCACATTCAATGTGGTGTTGACATAGCAGATATGAAAAACACTTCCTGCTACAAGTTCAAGTGTCATGTTGTGGAAGCTCCCCATGACATTGAGGGAGGACATGTGTTTTTCAAGGTATCCGATGATACGGATGTCATAGAATGTGCCGCATTTGAACCTACAAAGTCATTCAGAAACATAGTCAGAAAATTGATAGTGGGTGATGAGTTGCTCATATATGGGGGCATAAACGATAATCATACTCTG is part of the Methanosphaera sp. BMS genome and harbors:
- the serA gene encoding phosphoglycerate dehydrogenase — translated: MPKVLIADSINEKGVEVLKDSAEVVNNPTITPEELLETINEYEGIIVRSRTKVTKEVIEKAENLKIIARAGVGVDNIDVNAATDKGIMVVNAPQSTSITVAEHAMGLMLALSRKIAIADASVKAGKWEKSKFMGMELRNKTLGVIGMGRIGSQVVKRSKAFEMDVIVYDPYITEEAAKELGVEITTLDDLIQKADVMTIHVPLTPETKGLISKEQLAKMKDHAIILNCARGGIINEADLYEALKERPDMKAGLDVYEEEPLTDSPLTTLDNVVLTPHIAASTKEAQRDAAIIVAKEVKNVLNKQTPTNVLNMPIVDSETFQQLKPYFKLADKLGQILVQTTTPNITELNIVYGGEVSGRSKEPLTRELLKVFLNPILTEPVNSVNAKAVAKQRGIGLTEGETDNEKYDAYMKVNVKYDDKEMNIEGIIENKEPKIISIDQYSVNMTPEGYMGIISYMDLPGTIGKIGKILGDYEINIAEMQVGRKEVGGEAVMVLKVDSEIVEDAVCELLKDEKIYTVKAVKL
- a CDS encoding transcriptional regulator, which produces MKVDNSMINRETILHEINNLLINFGFKTSNIYERSCFDILARKKDILIILKILVNIDSLTTQQAEELSKISGTFLASPIIIGLKSKHSYLEDDVVYERHEIPAVSPQTLYDIIANDMHPEILSKRGGFYVKINGGLLKQLREEKNLSLKELADLTHVSRETIYKYEQQNSQAYPETALLLEEILNKPITLSINILESEHNHILDTKIQEPIELIKLGYEVNSSTKTPFDAVSTRTDDSKEVLKLKEQLSEKIDEIEKIKEKLAKKTVNNEILITNLERNRNISTLSKIAEKTNDISSITGHKALFVLKHEHEQNSIKNIPVIYTWELDNMEKNKDLEKLIKERENEGE
- a CDS encoding DUF1743 domain-containing protein, translated to MNSNDKITLHVGLDDTDSTEGMCTTYLTHIILEKLEQMGIKALDYPRLIRLNPFARYKTRGNGALSFVVEIDTSMRDTVKNLVLENVEKYSMFEGVNTNPGVVFYEGEITDKMTEYALNAIYNIYTIEYAEKFAVDNNIEYHKFKKGRGIIGAIAAISIVLDDVTYECLAYRMPENYGTKRRLDEDSIFRMNDETYPETFENIDFEQNYAAIEPHTPCPVLYGIRANNPEILEKARSIVVSHEDMEGYRIFKTNQHTDMHIQCGVDIADMKNTSCYKFKCHVVEAPHDIEGGHVFFKVSDDTDVIECAAFEPTKSFRNIVRKLIVGDELLIYGGINDNHTLNIEKFKLLKMASKFNLVNPLCSCGKRMKSAGKNKGFKCSKCGNKLRNSSKVKEVISRDVELGFYEVPTEARRHLSKPIIRFD